A region from the Natronoarchaeum mannanilyticum genome encodes:
- a CDS encoding AIR synthase family protein, whose translation MSDLGKIDREFFDEYVYPNLGAERDDVTLGPQHGVDFGVVDVGEKVAAMATDPVFVMPSLGFERAAWFAVHILLSDVAVSGLAPTHLSVDLNMPAEITDEQFATLWETFDREATEFGVSIVTGHTGRYAGCNYPMIGGGTAISVGDPDDLVRPDGARPGDKIVVTKGPAIEATGLMSIQFESLMRGDLDDGTIADAKDRFYDMSPIRDALTAAAAGPVSAMHDATEGGVHGGLYEMARAAGVGIEIERDRIPIQPGVLDACEYFGIDPWVSISEGTLLAAVAPAGVDDVLDALESEGIPAAEVGEVADGSGLTVDGERVDHPGQDPFWGAFEEHMEKLQAEE comes from the coding sequence ATGAGTGATCTCGGCAAGATCGATCGCGAGTTCTTCGACGAGTACGTGTACCCGAACCTCGGCGCCGAGCGCGACGACGTGACGCTCGGCCCGCAACACGGCGTCGACTTCGGGGTGGTCGACGTGGGCGAGAAAGTCGCCGCGATGGCGACCGATCCGGTGTTCGTGATGCCGTCGCTCGGCTTCGAGCGGGCGGCGTGGTTCGCCGTTCACATCCTGCTTTCCGACGTCGCCGTCTCCGGACTCGCCCCGACGCACCTCAGCGTCGACCTGAACATGCCCGCCGAGATCACCGACGAGCAGTTCGCGACGCTCTGGGAGACGTTCGACCGCGAGGCCACGGAGTTCGGCGTCAGCATCGTCACGGGCCACACCGGCCGGTACGCCGGCTGCAACTATCCGATGATCGGCGGCGGGACGGCGATATCGGTCGGCGATCCCGACGACCTGGTACGCCCCGACGGGGCGCGGCCGGGCGACAAAATCGTCGTCACGAAGGGGCCCGCCATCGAGGCGACCGGCCTGATGTCGATCCAGTTCGAGTCGCTGATGCGGGGCGACCTCGACGACGGGACGATCGCGGACGCGAAGGACCGCTTCTACGACATGAGCCCGATCAGGGACGCGCTGACCGCCGCGGCGGCCGGCCCGGTCAGCGCGATGCACGACGCGACCGAGGGCGGCGTCCACGGCGGCCTCTACGAGATGGCCCGCGCCGCGGGCGTCGGCATCGAGATCGAGCGCGACCGCATCCCGATCCAGCCCGGCGTGCTGGACGCCTGCGAGTACTTCGGCATCGATCCGTGGGTCTCGATCAGCGAGGGGACGCTGCTGGCTGCGGTCGCCCCCGCCGGCGTCGACGACGTGCTCGACGCGCTGGAGTCCGAAGGGATCCCCGCCGCCGAGGTCGGCGAGGTCGCCGACGGATCGGGTCTCACGGTCGACGGCGAGCGCGTCGACCACCCCGGTCAGGATCCGTTCTGGGGCGCCTTCGAGGAACACATGGAGAAGCTACAGGCCGAGGAGTGA
- the thiD gene encoding bifunctional hydroxymethylpyrimidine kinase/phosphomethylpyrimidine kinase encodes MRRPAPDDRPVALTIAGSDSGGGAGIQADLKTMEAHGVFGTSAITAATAQNTTGVYGSHVLPVEEIEGQIDAVVEDFDVGGIKTGMLATAPVIELVAEKVAASDAPAAVDPVMVATSGDRLLDPDAEDAYEDLIAESAVVTPNADEAEVLTGEELETTADARAAGETLVKLGADAALVKGGHLDAEGEARDAVVDVLVTDDGAERFEHPRIDTDATHGSGCTLSSAIAARLARGEPLRDAVAGGVRFMERAVRYHYDVGEGPGAVNHGAVRTELAERAGTVEAVEAVLDRIADADARMLAGDGGLQLVGATPYAERPAEVAAVEGGVGATRTGLRANRGVRFGVAPRAAEVVLGAREVDPAVQFGATIRATDAVDAVESLGWRSVVYGPPAARATGENQLRDAVEDVIAGVDETPRVLVGEREHSVAVLATEHDRLAERLLALADAIESGD; translated from the coding sequence ATGAGACGACCTGCACCCGACGATCGGCCCGTCGCGCTGACGATCGCGGGCAGCGATTCGGGCGGCGGCGCGGGGATCCAGGCCGACCTGAAGACGATGGAGGCCCACGGCGTCTTCGGCACGAGCGCGATCACCGCCGCGACCGCACAGAACACGACCGGCGTGTACGGCTCGCACGTCTTGCCCGTCGAGGAGATCGAGGGCCAGATCGACGCCGTCGTCGAGGACTTCGACGTCGGCGGAATCAAGACCGGGATGCTGGCGACGGCGCCGGTCATCGAACTGGTCGCGGAGAAAGTCGCCGCGAGCGACGCCCCCGCGGCGGTCGATCCGGTGATGGTCGCGACCTCCGGCGATCGGCTGCTCGATCCCGACGCCGAGGACGCCTACGAGGACCTGATCGCCGAGAGCGCCGTCGTGACGCCCAACGCCGACGAGGCCGAGGTGCTGACCGGCGAAGAACTCGAAACGACCGCGGACGCCCGGGCGGCCGGCGAGACGCTCGTGAAACTGGGCGCCGACGCCGCGCTCGTCAAGGGCGGTCACCTCGACGCCGAGGGGGAGGCTCGTGACGCCGTCGTCGACGTGCTGGTCACCGACGACGGCGCCGAGCGCTTCGAGCACCCGCGGATCGACACCGACGCCACGCACGGCTCGGGCTGTACGCTCTCCAGCGCGATCGCCGCCCGGCTCGCCCGCGGTGAGCCGCTCCGCGACGCCGTCGCCGGCGGCGTTCGGTTCATGGAACGAGCGGTCCGCTACCACTACGACGTCGGCGAGGGACCGGGCGCGGTCAACCACGGCGCCGTCCGAACCGAACTCGCCGAGCGCGCCGGGACCGTCGAGGCGGTCGAAGCCGTCCTCGACCGGATCGCGGACGCCGACGCTCGAATGCTGGCGGGCGACGGCGGGCTCCAGCTCGTCGGCGCGACGCCGTACGCCGAACGCCCCGCGGAGGTCGCAGCGGTGGAAGGCGGCGTCGGCGCGACGCGGACGGGACTGCGGGCGAACCGCGGCGTCCGCTTCGGCGTCGCGCCGCGGGCGGCCGAGGTGGTGCTCGGCGCCCGCGAGGTCGATCCCGCCGTCCAGTTCGGGGCGACGATCCGGGCGACGGATGCGGTCGACGCGGTCGAATCCCTCGGCTGGCGGTCGGTCGTGTACGGGCCCCCGGCGGCGAGGGCGACGGGCGAGAACCAACTGCGCGACGCGGTCGAGGACGTGATCGCCGGAGTTGACGAGACGCCGCGCGTGCTCGTCGGCGAGCGCGAGCACTCGGTCGCCGTGCTGGCGACGGAGCACGATCGACTGGCAGAACGCCTCCTCGCGCTGGCCGACGCGATCGAGAGCGGCGACTGA